One genomic region from Cellulomonas hominis encodes:
- a CDS encoding IS3 family transposase (programmed frameshift), translating into MAAPRKYPEELRERAIRMAVDARRDPATRVGALRRIGDQLGINPETLRNWVTQAEVDAGDRPGTSTSDAQRLAELERENRELRRSNAILRSASGFLRGGARPPTTVIVEYIDGHKGQFGVEPICRELQVAPSTYYAAKTRPASARSVGDAELTEVITAEHAGNYGVYGARKMWKHLHRLGHPIGRCRVERLMRAADLHGAVRGRARRTTIPGKDGCRAGDLVNRAFTATAPNQLWVADFTYVRTWAGFSYVAFIIDVYSRMIVGWKADTTMRADLVTDTLEMAVWSRGRAGVTDLTGLIHHTDAGSQYVSLALTERLAALGMRASIGTVGDAYDNALAESTIGLFKTELIRRRGPWRTLDDVEIATLEWVDWFNNRRLHTELGDIPPSEHEAAHYRQITASTTLETKEPSLH; encoded by the exons ATGGCAGCACCGAGGAAGTACCCGGAGGAGCTTCGGGAGCGAGCGATCAGGATGGCCGTCGATGCGCGGCGTGACCCCGCGACGCGGGTCGGGGCGCTGCGCCGGATCGGTGACCAGCTCGGGATCAATCCCGAGACGTTGCGGAACTGGGTCACCCAGGCCGAGGTCGACGCCGGCGATCGACCCGGGACGAGCACGTCGGACGCGCAGCGGCTGGCCGAGCTCGAGCGGGAGAACCGTGAGCTGCGCCGATCCAACGCGATCTTGAGGTCGGCGTCGG GCTTTCTTCGCGGCGGAGCTCGACCGCCCACAACGGTGATCGTGGAGTACATCGACGGCCACAAGGGCCAGTTCGGGGTCGAGCCGATCTGCAGGGAGCTGCAGGTCGCCCCGAGCACCTACTACGCGGCCAAGACACGTCCAGCCTCGGCGCGGTCTGTCGGCGACGCCGAGCTGACCGAGGTGATCACCGCTGAGCACGCGGGGAACTACGGGGTCTACGGGGCGCGCAAGATGTGGAAGCACCTGCACCGCCTGGGCCACCCGATCGGGCGCTGCCGGGTCGAACGCTTGATGCGCGCCGCTGACCTGCACGGAGCCGTCCGCGGCCGGGCCAGGCGCACCACGATCCCGGGCAAGGACGGTTGCCGCGCCGGGGACCTGGTCAACCGCGCGTTCACCGCGACCGCCCCGAACCAGCTGTGGGTCGCGGACTTCACCTACGTCCGGACGTGGGCCGGCTTCAGCTACGTCGCGTTCATCATCGACGTCTACTCACGCATGATCGTCGGCTGGAAGGCCGACACCACGATGCGCGCCGACCTGGTCACCGACACCCTGGAGATGGCCGTGTGGTCTCGCGGCCGCGCCGGCGTTACCGACCTGACCGGGCTCATCCATCACACCGATGCAGGGTCGCAATACGTCAGCCTGGCGCTGACCGAGCGGCTCGCCGCGCTCGGCATGCGGGCCTCGATCGGGACCGTCGGCGACGCCTACGACAACGCCCTGGCCGAGTCCACCATCGGCCTGTTCAAGACCGAGCTCATCCGTCGCCGGGGGCCCTGGCGGACGCTGGATGACGTCGAGATCGCGACCCTGGAGTGGGTCGACTGGTTCAACAACCGGCGCCTGCACACCGAGCTCGGCGACATCCCACCGAGCGAGCACGAGGCCGCCCACTACCGTCAGATCACGGCGTCCACGACGCTGGAAACCAAAGAACCGAGCCTCCACTGA
- a CDS encoding IS30 family transposase yields the protein MAGSRLSLQERAQIEVLFGQGLTFPAIGRAIGRDRSTVWREVTRNNSYRGMHLGGAGSRHPGGAHSGRAGRGGAYRWVYAHGNAHARAARRARRPRAGKLIGNANVKGRAPFPGRLWPVVAAKLAQRWSPRQIAHWLRQEFPDRPEQWVSHETIYQAIYYQARGGMRAELDRQVALRSGRAARRPQSRVASAGRGAKTWIGDLNISTRPAEAADRAVPGHWEGDLVIGARGSSAIITLVERSTRFVMLGALPNSRVSEEVTRVLIDLMGRVPGELAKTLTWDQGSEMAQHAAFTLATGCRVFFCDPHSPWQRGSNENTNGLLRQYFPRSSTDFRTYTQDDLDAVARELNRPGFSGGSVLWFPASWTP from the coding sequence ATGGCTGGTTCGAGGTTGTCGCTGCAGGAGCGGGCGCAGATCGAGGTGTTGTTCGGTCAGGGGCTGACGTTCCCGGCGATCGGTCGGGCGATCGGGCGTGATCGCTCGACGGTCTGGCGTGAGGTCACGCGGAACAACTCCTACCGGGGTATGCACTTGGGTGGGGCCGGGTCGCGGCATCCTGGTGGTGCTCATTCGGGTCGGGCCGGTCGCGGCGGGGCCTACCGGTGGGTCTACGCCCACGGCAACGCCCACGCCCGGGCCGCCCGGCGCGCGCGGCGCCCCCGGGCCGGCAAGCTGATCGGGAACGCGAACGTCAAGGGTCGCGCGCCGTTCCCGGGTCGACTCTGGCCGGTGGTCGCCGCCAAGCTCGCGCAACGGTGGTCGCCTCGGCAGATCGCACACTGGTTGCGTCAGGAGTTCCCCGACCGACCGGAGCAGTGGGTGTCCCACGAGACGATCTACCAGGCGATCTACTACCAGGCCCGCGGCGGGATGCGCGCGGAGCTGGACCGGCAGGTCGCGCTGCGCTCGGGGCGCGCAGCGCGCCGACCTCAGTCACGGGTTGCGTCGGCCGGCCGGGGCGCGAAGACCTGGATCGGGGACCTGAACATCTCGACCAGACCCGCCGAGGCCGCTGATCGGGCGGTCCCGGGGCACTGGGAAGGTGACCTGGTGATCGGGGCGCGGGGGTCCTCGGCGATCATCACGCTGGTCGAGCGGTCCACCCGGTTCGTGATGCTGGGGGCGCTGCCGAACTCCCGGGTCTCCGAGGAGGTCACCCGGGTCCTGATCGACCTGATGGGCCGGGTCCCGGGCGAGCTGGCCAAGACCTTGACCTGGGACCAGGGATCCGAGATGGCCCAGCACGCGGCGTTCACCCTGGCCACAGGCTGCCGGGTGTTCTTCTGCGACCCGCACTCGCCCTGGCAGCGCGGAAGCAACGAGAACACCAACGGGCTGCTGCGCCAGTACTTCCCCCGGTCCTCGACCGACTTCCGCACCTACACCCAGGACGACCTCGACGCCGTCGCCCGCGAGCTGAACCGCCCCGGGTTCAGTGGAGGCTCGGTTCTTTGGTTTCCAGCGTCGTGGACGCCGTGA
- a CDS encoding chemotaxis protein CheX: MTATPVEQDQVYAIAEEVFAAMVDGEPGHLRPWEGEVPVPAEPLVAWVEMHGDVAGGAAVSTDTPTAHDLTRALLGMGADEAVGPEDLVDAFGEVANVVGGNVKALLPHPGTLGLPHVAAALPDLTGSALSHALRLDWRGRPIVVVVWLS; this comes from the coding sequence ATGACCGCCACCCCCGTCGAGCAGGACCAGGTGTACGCGATCGCCGAGGAGGTGTTCGCGGCCATGGTCGACGGCGAGCCCGGCCACCTGCGCCCGTGGGAGGGCGAGGTCCCGGTGCCGGCCGAGCCGCTGGTCGCGTGGGTCGAGATGCACGGCGACGTCGCCGGCGGCGCGGCCGTCAGCACCGACACCCCCACCGCCCACGACCTCACCCGCGCCCTGCTCGGCATGGGCGCCGACGAGGCCGTCGGCCCGGAGGACCTGGTCGACGCCTTCGGCGAGGTCGCCAACGTCGTCGGCGGCAACGTCAAGGCGCTGCTGCCGCACCCCGGCACCCTCGGGCTGCCGCACGTCGCCGCCGCCCTGCCGGACCTCACCGGCAGCGCCCTCTCGCACGCGCTGCGCCTCGACTGGCGCGGCCGTCCGATCGTCGTGGTGGTCTGGCTCTCCTGA
- a CDS encoding endonuclease domain-containing protein, translating to MPTPRPPLPASLARGPFLVSEGRAAGLTPAQLRRRSLRAPTRGVRTGSPAPEPSDVARRCRDVLPSLPDDALFCHVTALALLQVPVPAGLDASGPLHVQVGPGSTAPRRRGFTGHRRSDPRVGSLAVAGGVPVLAPEQVWVQLAAELDVGRLVVLGDALTCRKHPISAGTLLHAAATALPPGTRGRRRLLAALAEIRPGTDSPMETRLRLLLTGAGLPDPLVNHPVHAPDGRFLALPDLSYPAQRVAVEYDGDVHRTDRRTWRRDIARRQALESHGWRVITCTADDVLRHPDRPVAWVRAALERPSRMQ from the coding sequence ATGCCGACCCCCCGCCCGCCGCTGCCCGCGTCGCTCGCCCGAGGACCCTTCCTCGTGTCCGAGGGCCGGGCCGCCGGCCTGACGCCGGCGCAGCTGCGGCGCCGCTCCCTGCGTGCGCCGACGCGAGGCGTCCGGACCGGATCGCCCGCGCCCGAGCCGTCGGACGTCGCCCGCCGCTGTCGCGATGTGCTGCCCTCGCTCCCGGATGACGCCCTGTTCTGCCACGTGACGGCACTGGCGCTCCTCCAGGTCCCCGTCCCGGCCGGCCTCGATGCGAGCGGCCCGCTCCACGTGCAGGTCGGACCGGGCTCGACGGCGCCGCGCCGGCGAGGGTTCACCGGCCACCGGCGATCCGATCCGCGCGTGGGGTCGCTGGCCGTGGCAGGAGGTGTGCCCGTCCTCGCACCCGAGCAGGTGTGGGTACAGCTCGCCGCGGAGCTCGACGTCGGCCGACTGGTGGTGCTCGGTGACGCACTCACGTGCCGGAAGCACCCGATCTCAGCGGGGACGCTGCTTCACGCCGCGGCCACGGCCCTGCCGCCAGGGACGCGCGGCCGGCGTCGCCTCCTCGCGGCTCTCGCCGAGATCCGGCCGGGCACGGACTCGCCGATGGAGACCCGGCTGCGTCTGCTGCTGACCGGGGCAGGGCTCCCCGACCCGCTCGTGAACCACCCGGTGCACGCGCCGGACGGCCGATTCCTGGCGCTGCCGGACCTGAGCTACCCCGCCCAGCGCGTCGCCGTCGAGTACGACGGGGACGTGCACCGCACGGACCGCCGGACGTGGCGCCGGGACATCGCCCGCCGGCAGGCGCTCGAGTCGCACGGCTGGCGCGTCATCACGTGCACCGCGGACGACGTCCTGCGCCACCCCGACCGCCCGGTCGCCTGGGTCCGCGCAGCCCTCGAGCGGCCGTCGAGGATGCAGTAG
- a CDS encoding DUF4012 domain-containing protein — protein sequence MAVRRRVLLAAAVLLAGLLLVGGWLAVRVWQAAGAARDLRAAAAGAAEEAAVLDVGALQARLPAVQEAAARAAAAADDPVWRLAQHLPFVGDDLAAVAAVASAADELAHDAAPDLLEAVAAIAADAAPAVEQTAAGASAVPREVPAGWVDLGPLVDAAPAADRAAGVAQRLSSDLDAIGTAGLLGPVAGPVGELRDALDGADDALATVRSLAPVLPALLGEDGPRTYLLLSRNPAELRAQGGIVGAVTVLQARDGAVGLVGQRGTVELPELAGAAMPLSDAELALYGDRLGRWVQDVALTPDFPRSAELAAAFWRESTGQVVDGVLATDPVVVADLLGATGRTVEADGAELGGDDLLRALLRDAYLTYGDPRFGDAFYAQVAGAAFTVLRDAALDPAAAEAAATVAADAVAARRVAVWSARADEQARVGASALGGAFLTGDAATPTGTVGQAVGVFLDDATAGKLDFDLDAAVTVTMSGCGTAHPEARVEVALDYRPPADVTTYPAQVLGDGGSGLAPGWLATNVSFYSARDGAVGEVRRGDAVVGGQTGTVARRDVAVVTSRLEPGAGERYTVTVPAPAGALTVWTTPTLDGPGVVTGACPPVP from the coding sequence ATGGCAGTCCGACGCCGGGTGCTCCTCGCCGCTGCGGTGCTGCTCGCCGGCCTGCTGCTGGTGGGCGGGTGGCTCGCCGTGCGGGTGTGGCAGGCCGCCGGGGCGGCGCGCGACCTGCGGGCCGCCGCCGCCGGTGCCGCGGAGGAGGCCGCCGTCCTCGACGTCGGTGCGCTGCAGGCCCGGCTGCCCGCGGTCCAGGAGGCCGCCGCCCGCGCGGCCGCCGCGGCGGACGACCCGGTCTGGCGGCTCGCGCAGCACCTGCCGTTCGTGGGGGACGACCTGGCCGCCGTCGCCGCGGTGGCGTCCGCCGCCGACGAGCTCGCGCACGACGCCGCGCCGGACCTGCTCGAGGCCGTCGCGGCGATCGCGGCGGACGCGGCCCCGGCCGTCGAGCAGACGGCGGCCGGGGCCTCCGCCGTCCCGCGCGAGGTCCCGGCGGGCTGGGTCGACCTCGGCCCGCTCGTGGACGCGGCCCCCGCCGCCGACCGCGCGGCCGGGGTGGCCCAGCGCCTGAGCTCCGACCTGGACGCGATCGGCACCGCCGGACTGCTCGGCCCCGTCGCCGGCCCGGTCGGCGAGCTCCGGGACGCGCTGGACGGCGCGGACGACGCGCTGGCCACGGTGCGGTCGCTCGCGCCGGTGCTCCCCGCGCTGCTGGGCGAGGACGGCCCACGGACGTACCTGCTGCTGTCCCGGAACCCCGCGGAGCTGCGCGCCCAGGGCGGGATCGTCGGCGCCGTCACGGTGCTCCAGGCCCGGGACGGGGCGGTCGGCCTGGTCGGGCAGCGCGGGACGGTCGAGCTGCCCGAGCTCGCGGGTGCGGCGATGCCCCTGAGCGACGCGGAGCTCGCGCTGTACGGCGACCGCCTGGGCCGGTGGGTGCAGGACGTCGCGCTGACCCCCGACTTCCCGCGGTCCGCGGAGCTCGCGGCGGCGTTCTGGCGGGAGTCCACCGGGCAGGTGGTCGACGGGGTGCTGGCGACCGACCCGGTGGTCGTCGCGGACCTGCTCGGCGCCACCGGGCGGACGGTGGAGGCCGACGGCGCGGAGCTGGGCGGCGACGACCTGCTGCGGGCCCTGCTGCGCGACGCCTACCTCACCTACGGCGACCCCCGGTTCGGGGACGCCTTCTACGCGCAGGTCGCCGGGGCGGCGTTCACGGTGCTCCGGGACGCCGCGCTGGATCCGGCGGCGGCCGAGGCCGCGGCGACCGTGGCGGCGGACGCGGTGGCGGCCCGCCGGGTCGCGGTGTGGTCCGCGCGGGCGGACGAGCAGGCGCGGGTCGGCGCCTCCGCCCTGGGCGGCGCGTTCCTCACGGGGGACGCGGCGACGCCGACCGGCACCGTCGGGCAGGCGGTCGGGGTGTTCCTCGACGACGCGACGGCGGGGAAGCTCGACTTCGACCTCGATGCGGCGGTCACCGTGACGATGTCCGGCTGCGGCACGGCGCACCCGGAGGCGCGCGTGGAGGTGGCGCTGGACTACCGGCCGCCCGCGGACGTGACCACGTACCCGGCGCAGGTGCTCGGCGACGGCGGCTCGGGCCTGGCGCCGGGCTGGCTGGCCACCAACGTCTCCTTCTACTCCGCGCGCGACGGCGCCGTGGGGGAGGTGCGGCGGGGTGACGCGGTGGTCGGCGGGCAGACCGGCACCGTCGCGCGCCGGGACGTCGCGGTCGTCACGTCCCGCCTCGAGCCGGGCGCGGGCGAGCGGTACACGGTGACCGTCCCGGCGCCCGCGGGCGCGCTGACCGTGTGGACGACGCCGACCCTGGACGGCCCGGGCGTCGTGACCGGGGCGTGCCCGCCGGTGCCCTGA
- a CDS encoding NCS2 family permease, translating into MSSTSTGSSVSAPPAPKNAVDRFFKISERGSTIGTEIRGGLVTFFTMSYIIVLNPLIIGTVQDGTGSFLGGGDGPNIPMIAATTALVAGVMSILMGVVANFPLALAAGLGLNAVVTYSIASLPDMTWADAMGIVVLEGLIILVLVLTGFREAVFRAVPMELKTAISVGIGLFIAFIGLVDAGFVRIPFSQATPVELGIGGSLGSWPLLVFVFGLFLAIILMARKVKGAILIAIVSSTVLAIIVEAVGKIGGQTPENPGGWELNVPALPDSVVAAPDFSLLGQFSLFGSIEKIGIVAVVLLVFSVMIADFFDTMGTMVAVGGEAGLLDKGGNPPRTKQILIVDSLAAAAGGAGSVSSNTSYVESAAGVGDGARTGLASVTTGIAFLLATFLSPLVDMVPFEAATPALVVVGFLMVMQVSGIDWKNFEVAVPAFLTIVLMPFSYSITVGIGAGVISFVVIKLAMGKIRQVHPLMWVATVLFVAYFLIEPIKDLLGL; encoded by the coding sequence ATGTCCTCCACCTCCACGGGGTCCTCCGTGTCGGCGCCGCCTGCGCCGAAGAACGCGGTCGACCGGTTCTTCAAGATCTCCGAGCGCGGGTCGACCATCGGCACCGAGATCCGCGGCGGCCTCGTCACCTTCTTCACGATGAGCTACATCATCGTGCTGAACCCGCTGATCATCGGCACGGTCCAGGACGGCACCGGGTCGTTCCTCGGCGGCGGCGACGGGCCGAACATCCCGATGATCGCCGCGACCACGGCCCTGGTCGCCGGTGTCATGTCCATCCTCATGGGCGTCGTCGCGAACTTCCCGCTCGCGCTCGCCGCGGGCCTCGGGCTCAACGCCGTCGTCACGTACTCGATCGCCTCGCTGCCCGACATGACGTGGGCCGATGCGATGGGCATCGTCGTGCTCGAGGGCCTCATCATCCTGGTGCTCGTGCTCACCGGCTTCCGCGAGGCCGTGTTCCGCGCGGTGCCGATGGAGCTCAAGACCGCGATCAGCGTCGGCATCGGCCTGTTCATCGCGTTCATCGGCCTGGTCGACGCGGGCTTCGTGCGGATCCCGTTCAGCCAGGCGACGCCGGTCGAGCTCGGCATCGGCGGCTCGCTGGGCTCGTGGCCGCTGCTGGTGTTCGTGTTCGGCCTGTTCCTCGCGATCATCCTCATGGCCCGCAAGGTCAAGGGCGCGATCCTCATCGCCATCGTGTCCAGCACGGTGCTCGCGATCATCGTGGAGGCGGTCGGCAAGATCGGCGGCCAGACCCCGGAGAACCCCGGCGGCTGGGAGCTCAACGTCCCGGCGCTGCCCGACTCCGTCGTCGCGGCCCCCGACTTCTCCCTGCTCGGCCAGTTCTCGCTGTTCGGGTCGATCGAGAAGATCGGCATCGTCGCCGTCGTGCTGCTCGTGTTCTCGGTGATGATCGCCGACTTCTTCGACACGATGGGCACGATGGTCGCCGTCGGCGGCGAGGCCGGCCTGCTCGACAAGGGCGGCAACCCGCCGCGCACCAAGCAGATCCTCATCGTCGACTCCCTCGCGGCCGCCGCGGGTGGCGCCGGCTCGGTGTCCTCGAACACCTCGTACGTCGAGTCCGCCGCGGGCGTCGGCGACGGCGCGCGCACGGGCCTCGCGTCGGTCACCACCGGCATCGCGTTCCTGCTCGCGACCTTCCTGTCCCCGCTGGTGGACATGGTCCCGTTCGAGGCCGCCACCCCGGCGCTGGTCGTCGTCGGCTTCCTCATGGTGATGCAGGTCTCGGGCATCGACTGGAAGAACTTCGAGGTCGCCGTCCCGGCGTTCCTCACCATCGTGCTCATGCCGTTCTCGTACTCGATCACGGTCGGCATCGGCGCGGGCGTCATCTCGTTCGTCGTCATCAAGCTGGCGATGGGCAAGATCCGCCAGGTGCACCCGCTCATGTGGGTCGCGACCGTGCTGTTCGTCGCGTACTTCCTCATCGAGCCGATCAAGGACCTGCTCGGCCTGTAG
- a CDS encoding response regulator: MIRVLIADDSRVMRQIVIRTLRQAGYDWDVREASDGQEALEAVRADEPDVVLSDWNMPNLTGIELLRRLRQEGFTTPFGFVTSEGSDEMRTLADEAGALFLIAKPFTADTFRDAIEPVLA; this comes from the coding sequence ATGATCCGCGTGCTCATCGCCGACGACAGCCGCGTCATGCGGCAGATCGTGATCCGCACGCTGCGCCAGGCCGGCTACGACTGGGACGTCCGCGAGGCGTCCGACGGCCAGGAGGCCCTCGAGGCCGTGCGCGCGGACGAGCCGGACGTCGTGCTGTCGGACTGGAACATGCCGAACCTCACCGGGATCGAGCTGCTGCGCCGCCTGCGCCAGGAGGGCTTCACGACCCCGTTCGGCTTCGTGACCTCCGAGGGGTCCGACGAGATGCGCACCCTCGCCGACGAGGCCGGCGCGCTGTTCCTCATCGCCAAGCCGTTCACGGCGGACACGTTCCGCGACGCCATCGAGCCGGTGCTGGCATGA
- a CDS encoding MFS transporter: MNSTFASLRYVNYRLWFAGALVANIGTWMQRVAQDWLVLTDLSDDSGLAVGITTALQFAPTLLLSAWAGVLADRVNRRKLLMVTQGAQGVLAFGLGALVLSGHAELWHVYVFAALLGAVAAVDQPVRQTFVAELVPAGRLSNAVGLNSTSFNAARLIGPGLAGLLIAAVGTGWVFVINGVSFAATILALLLMRTSELHPMPVAPRAKGQIREGIRYVRGRTDILVIMAVIGVVSTFGLNFQMTSALMARAEFGKGAGEYGILGSVLAIGSLGGALLAARRERPRVRLVIGAAFGFGVATGVQALMPTYASYAVACIPVGLASLTMLTAANTTIQMSTDPVVRGRVMSLYMIVMLGATPIGSPIVGWIGETFGPRWSIGIGSITALIVSAAAALWARKHWNVQVRYRLRSRPHLEVLHPEVPTPRRTAADQLAAREAADAQA; the protein is encoded by the coding sequence ATGAACTCCACCTTCGCGTCGCTCCGGTACGTGAACTACCGGCTGTGGTTCGCCGGCGCGCTCGTCGCGAACATCGGCACCTGGATGCAGCGCGTCGCGCAGGACTGGCTCGTCCTGACGGACCTGTCCGACGACTCCGGCCTGGCGGTCGGTATCACGACGGCCCTGCAGTTCGCCCCGACTCTGCTGCTGTCCGCCTGGGCCGGCGTGCTCGCGGACCGGGTGAACCGCCGCAAGCTGCTGATGGTCACGCAGGGCGCGCAGGGCGTGCTGGCGTTCGGGCTGGGTGCGCTGGTGCTCTCGGGGCACGCGGAGCTGTGGCACGTGTACGTGTTCGCGGCGCTGCTGGGCGCGGTCGCGGCGGTCGACCAGCCGGTGCGGCAGACGTTCGTGGCGGAGCTGGTCCCGGCGGGCAGGCTGTCCAACGCGGTGGGCCTGAACTCGACGTCCTTCAACGCGGCCCGGCTGATCGGCCCGGGCCTGGCGGGCCTGCTGATCGCGGCGGTCGGGACGGGCTGGGTGTTCGTCATCAACGGGGTGTCGTTCGCGGCGACGATCCTGGCGCTGCTGCTCATGCGGACGTCCGAGCTGCACCCGATGCCGGTGGCCCCGCGCGCGAAGGGGCAGATCCGGGAGGGGATCCGCTACGTCCGCGGCCGGACCGACATCCTCGTGATCATGGCCGTGATCGGCGTGGTGTCGACGTTCGGCCTGAACTTCCAGATGACGTCGGCGCTCATGGCGCGGGCGGAGTTCGGCAAGGGCGCGGGGGAGTACGGGATCCTCGGCTCGGTGCTGGCGATCGGCTCGCTGGGCGGCGCCCTGCTGGCGGCCCGGCGCGAGCGGCCCCGGGTGCGGCTGGTCATCGGCGCGGCGTTCGGGTTCGGCGTGGCGACCGGCGTCCAGGCGCTCATGCCGACGTACGCGTCCTACGCGGTGGCCTGCATCCCGGTCGGGCTGGCGTCGCTGACGATGCTGACCGCGGCGAACACCACGATCCAGATGTCGACCGACCCCGTGGTGCGCGGCCGGGTGATGTCGCTGTACATGATCGTCATGCTCGGGGCGACGCCGATCGGGTCGCCCATCGTGGGGTGGATCGGCGAGACGTTCGGCCCGCGCTGGTCCATCGGCATCGGCTCGATCACGGCGTTGATCGTCTCCGCGGCTGCGGCGCTGTGGGCCCGCAAGCACTGGAACGTCCAGGTCCGGTACCGGCTGCGCTCGCGGCCGCACCTCGAGGTCCTGCACCCGGAGGTCCCGACTCCGCGCCGGACCGCCGCGGACCAGCTGGCCGCGCGCGAGGCGGCCGACGCGCAGGCGTGA
- a CDS encoding response regulator, with the protein MRALVIDDSRTMRRIVSGALEDLGFSTVQAGDGQQALDVLDAGEEVDLACIDWNMPVMDGLTFVTRVRANPAWRHITLMMVTTESEHGQIVRALAAGAHEYLIKPFTTDAIRDKLDLLGLVPAEELA; encoded by the coding sequence ATGAGAGCCCTGGTCATCGACGACTCGCGGACGATGCGGCGCATCGTCTCCGGCGCCCTGGAGGACCTCGGGTTCTCCACCGTGCAGGCGGGCGACGGCCAGCAGGCCCTCGACGTCCTGGACGCGGGCGAGGAGGTCGACCTCGCGTGCATCGACTGGAACATGCCCGTGATGGACGGCCTGACGTTCGTCACCCGCGTCCGCGCGAACCCGGCGTGGCGGCACATCACGCTGATGATGGTCACCACCGAGAGCGAGCACGGGCAGATCGTCCGCGCGCTGGCGGCCGGCGCCCACGAGTACCTGATCAAGCCCTTCACCACTGACGCCATCCGCGACAAGCTCGACCTGCTCGGGCTCGTCCCTGCCGAGGAGCTCGCATGA
- a CDS encoding peptidase, which translates to MRRAALGLLATVAVTAGAVLALAGPAAAAAPAPALAAPAVVDPVPDPEVPAPDPATACANPSAGEGYAPPGRCELVLVRAAGICLGDAPALDYAVDPFGTPNTTVTITFVNPAGDDAVLSGLPLSGRIYWPGTVIQDGVVVDWPGWTRNPDGTWEEFDAYSFTRPSVRVEFEVNPSVATVVSYPPATSACANPPQSGVLGVTTTSQVLAAPETQSAVLAVTGANSWPLVAVAGAAVLLGAGMVALSVRRGHRAR; encoded by the coding sequence ATGCGACGAGCGGCCCTCGGGCTGCTGGCGACGGTCGCCGTCACGGCCGGGGCCGTCCTGGCGCTGGCGGGCCCGGCAGCAGCCGCCGCCCCGGCGCCGGCGCTCGCCGCGCCCGCGGTGGTGGACCCGGTCCCCGATCCGGAGGTCCCCGCCCCCGACCCGGCCACCGCCTGCGCGAACCCGTCCGCCGGCGAGGGGTACGCCCCGCCGGGGCGCTGCGAGCTCGTGCTGGTCCGCGCGGCGGGCATCTGCCTCGGCGACGCCCCCGCGCTCGACTACGCCGTCGATCCGTTCGGCACCCCGAACACCACCGTGACGATCACCTTCGTCAACCCCGCAGGGGACGACGCGGTGCTGTCCGGGCTCCCGCTGAGCGGCCGGATCTACTGGCCGGGCACGGTGATCCAGGACGGGGTCGTCGTCGACTGGCCGGGCTGGACGCGGAACCCCGACGGGACCTGGGAGGAGTTCGACGCGTACTCCTTCACGCGGCCGAGCGTGCGGGTCGAGTTCGAGGTGAACCCGTCCGTCGCCACCGTCGTGTCCTACCCGCCGGCGACCTCGGCCTGCGCGAACCCGCCGCAGTCCGGCGTCCTGGGCGTGACGACGACGTCGCAGGTGCTGGCGGCGCCGGAGACGCAGTCCGCGGTGCTGGCCGTGACCGGGGCGAACTCGTGGCCGCTGGTGGCGGTCGCGGGTGCGGCCGTGCTGCTGGGCGCCGGGATGGTGGCGCTGTCGGTCCGGCGGGGGCACCGGGCCCGCTGA
- a CDS encoding MarR family winged helix-turn-helix transcriptional regulator, which produces MSVEELAGELRVALAKSSRRIRSRRGAADLPDPQFNVLAILLREGPLTPGALADTEHVQPPSMTRTVNALVELGFVRKSEHPTDGRQVVVSLTEPGEAEVRETRRRRDAWLADQLETLTPEERRTLAQAAVLLRRIAAG; this is translated from the coding sequence ATGTCCGTCGAGGAGCTGGCCGGGGAGCTGCGCGTCGCGCTCGCGAAGTCGAGCCGGCGCATCCGGTCCCGGCGCGGCGCCGCCGACCTGCCCGACCCGCAGTTCAACGTGCTCGCGATCCTGCTGCGCGAGGGGCCGCTGACCCCCGGGGCGCTCGCGGACACCGAGCACGTGCAGCCGCCGTCGATGACCCGCACCGTGAACGCGCTGGTCGAGCTCGGGTTCGTGCGGAAGTCCGAGCACCCGACGGACGGCCGGCAGGTCGTGGTGAGCCTGACGGAGCCCGGCGAGGCGGAGGTCCGGGAGACCCGCCGCCGCCGGGACGCGTGGCTCGCCGACCAGCTCGAGACGCTCACCCCCGAGGAACGCCGCACCCTCGCGCAGGCCGCCGTGCTGCTGCGCCGGATCGCGGCAGGATGA